From a region of the Oculatellaceae cyanobacterium genome:
- a CDS encoding AAA family ATPase produces the protein MVRLIMLIGLPGSGKSTLAQQLLLGDDSLKLQLISTDAIRAQLFGDESIQGSWILVWNQVKLQFQQAVEQISQLQVREAIYDATNAGRKQRREVITLARECGFTQITGLWVDTPVQVCLERNQRRSREVPEDVIWHMYRQLHDVPPALSEGMDRLIRFNTNVDPAIIIDTGFRKYGNCDRTYEKEPH, from the coding sequence ATGGTAAGACTGATTATGCTGATTGGGCTTCCTGGTAGTGGTAAATCTACACTAGCCCAACAGTTGCTTTTAGGAGACGACTCACTTAAGCTTCAACTCATTTCCACGGATGCTATTCGCGCTCAGTTGTTTGGAGATGAAAGCATTCAAGGATCTTGGATATTAGTTTGGAATCAGGTTAAGTTGCAATTTCAGCAAGCAGTTGAGCAAATCTCCCAGTTACAAGTTAGAGAAGCAATTTATGATGCTACCAATGCTGGTCGTAAACAACGGCGGGAAGTCATTACATTAGCTCGTGAGTGTGGGTTTACCCAAATTACAGGCTTATGGGTAGACACGCCAGTACAAGTGTGTCTAGAGCGTAACCAGCGCCGTTCTAGGGAAGTACCCGAAGATGTGATTTGGCATATGTATCGACAACTGCATGATGTTCCCCCCGCCTTATCTGAAGGGATGGATCGCTTAATTCGCTTTAATACAAATGTAGATCCTGCGATCATTATTGATACGGGGTTTCGCAAGTACGGAAATTGCGATCGCACTTATGAGAAAGAACCGCACTGA
- a CDS encoding DnaJ C-terminal domain-containing protein — protein sequence MAATDFKDYYSILSVSKTASADEIKKSYRRLARKYHPDMNPGNKQAEASFKEVSEAYEVLSDPDKRKKYDQFGQYWRQAGQAGSPWSGGTGTNVDVGGFDFSQYSNFDEFINELLGRFGTAGASPGGASAGGRTYNYRTSTGSSGFSGFDGFNDVSGFDNRATTASGADREATINLSLSEAFHGVQKRVSIGTEVIEFRIPPGAKQGSRIRIRGKGQLNPYNQQRGDLYLNVELQPHSFFQFEGDNLVCEVPVTPDEAVLGAQIEVPTPDGTVTVNVPAGVRSGQSLRLRGKGWAKPKGERGDQLVRIVIVTPKEISPIEREYYEKIRANRSFNPRSNLSQVRL from the coding sequence ATGGCAGCTACAGACTTTAAAGACTATTACTCAATTCTAAGTGTGAGTAAAACCGCTAGTGCCGATGAAATTAAGAAAAGTTATCGGCGTTTAGCACGTAAATATCATCCTGATATGAACCCTGGTAACAAACAAGCGGAAGCAAGCTTTAAAGAAGTCAGCGAAGCTTATGAAGTTTTATCTGATCCAGACAAGCGTAAGAAATATGACCAGTTTGGTCAATACTGGAGGCAAGCCGGGCAAGCTGGGTCACCTTGGTCAGGCGGTACAGGTACTAATGTAGATGTTGGCGGCTTCGACTTTAGCCAGTACAGCAACTTTGATGAATTTATTAACGAATTGCTTGGTCGTTTTGGTACTGCTGGCGCTAGTCCAGGCGGTGCTAGTGCTGGAGGTCGCACCTATAACTACCGAACTTCGACTGGATCAAGTGGTTTTAGCGGCTTTGACGGCTTCAACGATGTTTCAGGCTTTGACAACCGTGCAACTACTGCTTCTGGTGCTGACCGAGAAGCAACTATTAACCTTAGCTTGTCGGAAGCTTTTCACGGTGTCCAAAAGCGTGTAAGTATCGGGACTGAAGTAATTGAATTTCGCATTCCCCCTGGTGCTAAACAAGGCAGCCGCATTCGCATACGTGGAAAAGGTCAACTTAACCCTTACAACCAACAACGGGGCGATTTATATTTAAATGTCGAACTTCAGCCACACTCATTCTTCCAATTTGAGGGAGATAATTTAGTCTGCGAAGTGCCTGTAACACCTGATGAAGCTGTATTAGGGGCGCAGATTGAAGTCCCAACCCCTGATGGCACAGTCACAGTCAACGTACCTGCGGGTGTACGTTCTGGTCAATCTTTACGTCTGCGTGGCAAAGGTTGGGCAAAACCGAAAGGTGAACGTGGCGATCAACTGGTGCGAATTGTGATCGTTACACCTAAAGAAATCAGCCCTATCGAGCGGGAATATTACGAAAAAATTCGCGCTAACCGTAGCTTTAATCCCCGCAGTAACTTGTCACAAGTGCGACTGTAG
- a CDS encoding redoxin domain-containing protein, producing the protein MLTSTDFTGLFNERFFRNFLPIPATNTLSLGEVVFNFDLPDITNERRVKLSDYRGVQPVLLAFTRIFTENQYCPLCYPHIKAMNENYEQFTAKGIEVLMITSTDTQQSQKVVQDLKLKMPLLSDPSCRTFKIYQVGQALGAPLPAQFVIDKQGKLLFKHLFSFLSPNAKIEQLLRQLTINN; encoded by the coding sequence ATGCTCACTTCAACTGATTTCACTGGCTTATTTAACGAACGTTTCTTCCGCAATTTTTTACCTATTCCTGCTACAAACACCTTGAGCTTAGGGGAAGTAGTTTTCAACTTTGATCTACCTGATATTACTAACGAGCGTAGAGTAAAATTATCTGACTATCGAGGTGTTCAACCAGTACTACTAGCATTTACTCGCATCTTCACTGAAAATCAGTATTGCCCCTTGTGCTACCCACACATCAAAGCAATGAATGAAAATTATGAACAGTTTACTGCTAAGGGCATTGAGGTGTTAATGATTACAAGTACTGACACTCAGCAGAGTCAAAAGGTTGTCCAAGACTTGAAATTAAAGATGCCATTACTAAGTGACCCTAGCTGTAGGACATTTAAAATTTATCAAGTTGGTCAAGCTTTGGGTGCGCCTCTACCTGCTCAGTTTGTAATAGATAAACAGGGAAAATTGCTGTTTAAACATTTATTTTCTTTTCTTTCACCCAATGCCAAAATCGAGCAATTATTGAGACAATTAACAATTAATAATTAA